A section of the Agarivorans litoreus genome encodes:
- the hhe gene encoding DUF4011 domain-containing anti-phage protein Hhe: protein MSKPRLGELRRDIVELLKQTPRLKAKEIASKLRCLHGYEVDRTAANSLLYELKSSSLATIDSDYRWQLSSIIVPNSTPATVDVSPPTPPVVPSAQVVRSTKSEPPNNDKVEDSPMANDSFAFDSLEAVRKKLLDLSGRNTLLNYRHPKANCVRFIDELPDQVTELLRSEKVVTLLPVPEPTEQQLIKAGYIQKDPETGEMVTKDFPTAVQWAKYLGINTSYDLPEKQVAEELQAGHQDNNLQTLLYNGELEPRLRGLRSKAHTAIEESGANILYFNIGFLEWKESRDSDVVRTAPLFTIPVMLERTTRPNSHGAYTYTIAIKDDSMLNNFTLKEKLQHDFGIALPEIEENTTPEEYFERIQDTVLQRYPEWRIRRQASLVLLNFTKQAMYMDLDPSNWPKDKNITDHPIVKQFFSAGEESSGGAAYATEHNIDQISTIHDDFPIIYEADSSQHSALIDAVEGKNLVIEGPPGTGKSQTITNLIAAAIASGKRVLFVAEKMAALNVVKDKLDKVGLGEFCLELHSHKTNKLKIFDELGTRLGRQQSYTKPAELEADISRYESLKSHLLEHAELVNSHWKNTERSIHQILVGATHYREKLGIDPDSVNISDINGERLSIVLQKEIADHANMLKGIYDQVSEQAADGNIHSHYWYGVNNTELLGFQTDDFKQALQQFNQSLQDLQVMLAEKLAGIAVQPEHVLKLEQVQQLSGMLNKLPELGESTPLQAIPDLFEADESLVDTLTRYQSIHQQNQQIAQALREEAVDQTNTTAQLEQSLKQFSDFGVNSSTELAKLSASVVTTESFSQTLAELDEALEAVSAGLPSSLAACHKLDANGLAELSKLVELIQLLPNELWRYRGELYDNADLDPSIEQLSGLLEDAKPSHDKLEEQFSLHRLPSSEELGRIKATVEAGGFFSFLSSDWRQAKKALLALAASPKAKLKSLQPLLADLLSYSQTTEKMQSLCEQEPELAELYRGVDTPIERITALRSWYLAVRKEYGIGFGKRVEMGSALLGLERNFAISFKDYAEKEISPRLESIKALKLGLAHLYTKQDYLGEQSPSADSNAPLLADSANQHLQQLNTALAQLEPLASSTEVTLEELSQASKALAQRQISIDTWNASALPKLLHKHLPLSLKAGEFSAEQLAVAEQLHCIVEAMKPSVALASALTQAPSSSTYQQLRALAMPLSAQLQQISEREGHFQQLGRVNLDEWQQSTDGSIDSLTERNQQALSNPKWLDTWLDYIQLRARLSNDGLSQLIKQVECGLIATEQLSDVVELAINHQLAKEIFAEHSGIAQFNGMEQQERRKAFRSYDKKIQSLQQQLVAYKASRTTVPAGVKSGRVGSYSELGLIEHNLGLQRPRIAVRQLLKRSGAAIQALKPCFMMSPMSVAQYLEPGQFDFDLVVMDEASQIRPEDALGAIARGNSIVVVGDPKQLPPTSFFQKAVDNEDDEDIVALEAAESILETAIPMFTNRRLRWHYRSRHESLISFSNHKFYDSNLVLFPSPYSESDEFGIRFTKVSKGRFEGRRNVAEAKAVAAAAAKQMHTSPEESLGIVAMNSEQSDEIERQLELLIKENPEYQLAYERNLNSADPLFVKNLENVQGDERDVIIISMTYGPQTAGATSMAQRFGPINSNDGWRRLNVLFTRSKKRMAIFSSMDSGHVRTSENSKRGVMALKAFLSYCETGQLEHFAHTGKAADSDFELAVMDMLAEHGYECEPQLGVTGYFLDIAVKDPGMPGRYLMGIECDGASYHSAKSVRDRDRLRQEVLEGLNWRIRRIWSTDWFKNPQAQLQPILSELAKLSTPIQAAESKASDNAQSTSAETEAQATSAPEQQVELDLDDTTTEDDLLEKNLQQVDISQAYSAPAEGIDLRQVLEGFNQQVIRAELPKGDISKGLLRPAMLEALLDAQPCSKAEFVECIPEYLRLATHKSEGKYLDQVLELIEEHA, encoded by the coding sequence ATGAGCAAGCCTAGATTAGGAGAGCTTAGAAGGGATATCGTTGAGCTACTTAAACAAACGCCAAGGTTGAAGGCCAAAGAGATTGCATCGAAGCTTCGCTGCCTTCATGGCTATGAAGTTGATAGAACAGCAGCAAATTCCTTGCTGTATGAGCTAAAAAGCAGTTCTCTAGCGACCATCGATAGCGACTACCGCTGGCAGCTCTCGTCTATAATCGTTCCTAATTCCACCCCAGCTACGGTGGATGTTTCTCCTCCAACGCCACCGGTTGTGCCCTCAGCTCAAGTGGTTCGCAGTACTAAATCAGAGCCCCCTAACAACGACAAGGTTGAAGATAGTCCCATGGCTAATGACTCATTTGCATTTGATTCCTTAGAAGCTGTTCGCAAGAAACTTCTCGACCTCAGCGGCCGAAACACCTTATTGAACTATCGTCATCCCAAGGCGAACTGTGTCAGGTTTATTGATGAGCTGCCAGACCAAGTTACCGAGCTGCTCAGGTCAGAAAAAGTCGTCACACTTCTTCCTGTACCTGAGCCAACCGAACAACAGTTGATTAAGGCCGGCTACATCCAGAAGGATCCCGAAACGGGTGAAATGGTTACCAAAGATTTTCCTACTGCGGTGCAGTGGGCAAAGTATCTGGGAATCAACACCAGTTATGACCTACCAGAAAAACAGGTGGCGGAAGAACTACAAGCGGGCCACCAAGACAACAACCTGCAAACGCTTCTTTACAACGGTGAATTAGAGCCAAGACTGAGAGGGTTGCGCAGTAAAGCGCACACGGCGATTGAAGAGAGCGGGGCCAATATTCTCTATTTCAACATTGGCTTTCTTGAGTGGAAGGAGAGTCGTGATTCTGATGTGGTGCGAACGGCCCCACTGTTCACCATTCCAGTGATGTTAGAGCGCACAACCCGCCCTAACAGCCATGGCGCCTATACCTATACCATAGCCATCAAAGATGACAGCATGCTGAACAATTTCACCCTAAAGGAGAAGCTGCAGCATGACTTTGGTATAGCGCTACCAGAGATTGAAGAAAACACCACGCCAGAAGAGTACTTTGAGCGCATCCAAGATACTGTGCTGCAGCGCTACCCAGAGTGGCGTATTCGCCGTCAGGCCAGCTTGGTGTTACTCAATTTCACCAAGCAAGCCATGTATATGGATCTGGATCCAAGTAATTGGCCAAAAGACAAGAACATTACCGACCACCCCATTGTTAAGCAGTTTTTTAGCGCAGGGGAAGAGAGCAGCGGCGGTGCAGCTTATGCCACCGAGCACAACATTGACCAAATCTCGACAATTCATGATGACTTTCCAATCATCTACGAGGCGGATAGCTCGCAACACAGCGCACTTATCGACGCGGTTGAGGGTAAGAACCTGGTAATTGAAGGGCCTCCGGGTACCGGCAAATCGCAAACTATTACCAACTTAATTGCCGCTGCAATTGCCTCTGGTAAACGGGTGCTTTTCGTCGCAGAGAAAATGGCCGCTCTTAACGTAGTAAAAGATAAGCTAGATAAGGTAGGCTTAGGGGAGTTTTGTCTCGAGCTGCATAGCCACAAAACCAACAAACTAAAGATCTTTGACGAATTGGGTACTCGCCTAGGTCGTCAGCAGTCCTATACCAAACCAGCGGAGCTAGAAGCAGACATTAGTCGCTATGAGTCACTTAAGTCTCACCTACTTGAGCATGCTGAGTTGGTTAATAGTCATTGGAAGAATACTGAGCGAAGCATTCACCAAATCCTAGTGGGTGCAACCCACTATCGCGAGAAGCTCGGTATTGATCCTGATTCAGTCAATATCTCTGACATTAATGGGGAACGGCTTTCTATTGTCCTTCAGAAAGAAATTGCTGATCACGCCAACATGCTCAAAGGCATTTATGACCAAGTATCCGAGCAAGCTGCAGACGGCAACATCCATAGTCACTACTGGTACGGGGTAAACAACACAGAGCTTTTAGGTTTCCAGACTGATGACTTTAAGCAGGCATTGCAGCAATTTAATCAGTCCTTGCAAGACTTACAGGTCATGCTAGCTGAGAAGCTTGCCGGTATCGCTGTGCAGCCAGAGCATGTCCTCAAGCTTGAACAAGTACAGCAGCTCAGTGGTATGCTCAATAAGCTGCCAGAGCTAGGAGAGTCAACGCCGCTTCAAGCCATCCCTGATTTATTTGAAGCGGATGAGTCGCTGGTAGACACCTTGACTCGCTATCAGAGTATTCATCAACAGAATCAGCAAATTGCGCAGGCACTTCGCGAAGAAGCCGTTGATCAAACCAATACCACAGCTCAACTCGAGCAGAGCTTAAAGCAGTTCTCGGACTTTGGTGTTAACTCCAGCACTGAGCTAGCTAAGCTATCCGCCTCCGTTGTCACAACAGAGTCGTTTTCGCAAACTTTGGCCGAGCTTGACGAAGCTTTAGAAGCGGTGAGTGCTGGCCTTCCTTCCTCGCTTGCAGCTTGTCACAAGCTAGATGCAAACGGTCTAGCCGAGCTGAGTAAGCTGGTAGAACTCATCCAATTGTTGCCAAATGAGCTTTGGCGCTACCGAGGTGAGCTCTACGACAATGCAGATCTAGACCCGAGTATCGAACAGCTAAGTGGCTTGCTTGAAGATGCCAAGCCAAGCCACGACAAACTGGAAGAGCAGTTTAGCTTGCATCGGCTTCCTTCGTCTGAGGAACTAGGTCGAATAAAGGCCACGGTCGAAGCTGGCGGCTTTTTCAGTTTCTTGTCTTCAGATTGGCGCCAAGCGAAGAAAGCATTACTGGCCTTGGCAGCTTCACCTAAGGCCAAGCTCAAGTCCTTGCAGCCATTGCTTGCTGACTTGCTTAGCTACAGCCAAACCACGGAGAAAATGCAAAGCCTGTGTGAGCAAGAGCCTGAATTGGCCGAGCTATATCGCGGGGTAGATACGCCAATCGAGCGTATCACAGCACTGCGTAGTTGGTACCTAGCTGTGCGTAAAGAGTACGGTATTGGTTTTGGCAAGCGGGTGGAGATGGGCTCGGCTTTGCTTGGGCTAGAGCGCAACTTTGCCATCAGCTTTAAAGACTATGCCGAAAAAGAAATCTCACCACGCTTAGAGAGCATCAAGGCGCTTAAGCTGGGCTTAGCACATCTATATACCAAGCAAGATTACTTGGGTGAGCAAAGCCCCTCTGCTGATTCAAACGCGCCACTGTTGGCAGATTCTGCCAACCAGCATCTTCAACAGCTCAACACGGCGCTAGCTCAGTTAGAGCCGCTTGCAAGCAGTACAGAAGTAACGCTAGAAGAACTGTCTCAAGCAAGCAAAGCATTGGCCCAGCGACAAATAAGCATAGATACATGGAATGCCAGCGCATTACCAAAGTTGCTGCACAAACACTTGCCACTGTCGCTAAAAGCTGGGGAGTTTTCAGCAGAACAGCTAGCCGTTGCGGAGCAATTGCATTGCATAGTAGAAGCCATGAAGCCTTCTGTCGCGCTGGCATCGGCGTTAACTCAAGCGCCAAGCTCCAGCACCTATCAACAACTGCGTGCGCTGGCAATGCCACTGAGTGCTCAATTACAGCAGATTAGTGAGCGAGAGGGGCACTTCCAACAACTAGGTCGGGTAAATCTCGACGAGTGGCAGCAAAGCACCGATGGCAGCATCGACTCGCTGACTGAGCGCAATCAGCAAGCGTTAAGCAACCCTAAATGGCTGGATACCTGGCTTGATTACATTCAACTGCGTGCACGTCTAAGCAATGACGGACTTTCGCAATTGATTAAGCAAGTCGAATGCGGGCTCATTGCCACTGAGCAACTCAGTGACGTGGTCGAGCTGGCGATCAATCACCAGCTGGCCAAAGAGATTTTTGCCGAGCACAGTGGCATTGCTCAATTCAACGGTATGGAGCAACAAGAGCGTCGCAAGGCCTTCCGAAGCTACGACAAGAAAATTCAAAGCTTGCAGCAGCAATTGGTCGCTTACAAAGCCTCGCGCACCACAGTGCCAGCAGGGGTTAAATCTGGTCGGGTTGGTTCTTACAGCGAGTTAGGCCTAATTGAACACAACCTTGGCCTACAGCGTCCGCGCATTGCCGTACGCCAATTGCTCAAACGCTCAGGCGCTGCCATTCAGGCGCTAAAACCTTGCTTTATGATGAGTCCAATGTCGGTCGCCCAATATCTAGAGCCCGGCCAATTTGACTTTGATTTGGTTGTAATGGATGAGGCCTCTCAGATCCGCCCAGAAGATGCGCTTGGCGCCATTGCACGCGGCAACAGCATCGTAGTGGTGGGGGATCCAAAACAGTTGCCGCCCACCTCGTTCTTCCAGAAAGCGGTAGACAACGAAGACGATGAAGACATCGTGGCACTAGAAGCCGCCGAAAGCATTCTAGAAACCGCCATCCCCATGTTCACCAATCGTCGCTTGCGCTGGCACTACCGCTCGCGTCACGAGTCCTTGATCAGCTTCTCCAACCACAAGTTCTATGACTCAAACCTAGTTCTATTCCCATCGCCTTACAGCGAGAGTGACGAATTTGGTATTCGCTTTACCAAGGTGAGCAAAGGTCGCTTTGAAGGGCGTCGCAACGTGGCAGAGGCAAAAGCGGTTGCCGCCGCAGCAGCCAAGCAAATGCATACCTCGCCTGAAGAATCTCTAGGCATCGTGGCAATGAACTCAGAGCAGAGCGATGAGATTGAGCGGCAGCTAGAGTTGCTCATCAAGGAAAATCCCGAGTATCAGTTGGCTTACGAGCGCAACTTAAACTCTGCCGATCCGCTGTTCGTTAAAAACCTTGAGAACGTGCAGGGTGATGAGCGCGATGTCATCATTATTTCCATGACCTACGGCCCACAAACTGCAGGCGCCACTTCAATGGCACAGCGCTTCGGCCCAATTAACTCTAACGATGGCTGGCGTCGCCTCAACGTACTGTTTACCCGTTCTAAAAAGCGCATGGCGATTTTCTCGTCCATGGACTCTGGCCATGTCCGTACCAGTGAGAACAGTAAGCGTGGCGTAATGGCGCTCAAAGCTTTCCTTTCTTACTGCGAAACCGGACAGCTTGAGCACTTCGCTCACACAGGTAAAGCTGCAGACAGTGACTTTGAGCTGGCAGTAATGGACATGCTGGCCGAGCATGGTTATGAGTGTGAGCCTCAGCTTGGTGTGACCGGTTACTTCCTAGATATAGCGGTTAAAGATCCCGGTATGCCAGGGCGCTACCTAATGGGCATTGAGTGTGATGGTGCCAGCTACCACAGTGCTAAGTCGGTGCGAGACCGTGACCGCTTGCGCCAAGAAGTACTCGAAGGCTTGAACTGGCGAATTCGCCGAATCTGGTCAACAGACTGGTTTAAAAACCCGCAAGCGCAGTTGCAGCCAATACTAAGTGAGTTGGCCAAGCTGAGCACGCCTATTCAAGCGGCAGAAAGCAAAGCCTCCGACAACGCGCAGTCAACATCGGCTGAGACTGAAGCCCAAGCCACAAGCGCACCTGAGCAGCAGGTTGAATTAGATCTTGATGACACCACAACTGAAGACGATCTGCTAGAGAAGAACTTACAGCAAGTAGATATTAGCCAAGCTTATTCTGCTCCAGCGGAGGGGATAGACTTACGCCAAGTGCTTGAGGGCTTTAACCAACAAGTAATCCGCGCAGAGCTGCCAAAGGGCGATATCAGCAAAGGTCTGCTCCGTCCGGCCATGCTGGAAGCCCTGCTTGATGCCCAGCCTTGCTCAAAAGCAGAGTTTGTCGAATGTATCCCTGAATACCTTCGCTTAGCCACCCATAAATCAGAGGGTAAGTACCTAGATCAAGTATTGGAATTAATCGAAGAGCATGCTTAA
- a CDS encoding recombinase family protein, translating into MKGQNIGYTRVSTAEQKTTRQLHGLQLDIVFEDNISGSVKQRPGLDNLLAHIRAGDIVHVHDISRLARNTGHLLSLVELFLSKGVSLHFHQENLVFTADSSSPMNQLLLTLLGAIYQFERAMIRERQAEGIALAKKRGVYKGRKITINKDAVVELRLAGLSYRKIAKELRISLSSVQRALKKSTT; encoded by the coding sequence ATGAAAGGACAGAATATTGGATATACACGAGTAAGCACTGCAGAGCAGAAAACTACACGGCAGTTACACGGGTTGCAGCTGGATATTGTTTTTGAGGACAATATTTCTGGCTCTGTTAAACAGCGGCCTGGTTTAGATAATTTGCTGGCACACATTCGAGCTGGAGACATTGTTCACGTTCATGACATTTCACGTTTAGCCAGAAACACTGGACACTTACTTTCCCTCGTCGAGCTGTTCCTATCTAAAGGGGTATCACTACATTTTCATCAGGAAAATTTAGTCTTTACTGCTGATAGTTCCAGCCCTATGAACCAACTTCTACTCACCCTATTAGGCGCTATTTATCAGTTTGAACGCGCGATGATTCGAGAGCGGCAAGCCGAGGGTATCGCTCTCGCCAAAAAGCGCGGTGTATACAAAGGGCGAAAAATTACAATTAATAAAGACGCTGTAGTGGAGTTGAGGCTAGCAGGTTTAAGTTACAGAAAGATCGCTAAGGAGCTAAGAATAAGCTTGTCGAGCGTGCAGCGAGCGTTAAAAAAATCTACAACATAA
- a CDS encoding helix-turn-helix transcriptional regulator, whose amino-acid sequence MENGMNNSPSGTLLNKSQVAAKTGLSASTIYRLCQAGKFPKPVRLSERRVAWKKEDVEKWFEDLNYA is encoded by the coding sequence ATGGAAAACGGTATGAACAATTCTCCCAGCGGAACACTACTAAATAAATCACAAGTTGCGGCAAAAACAGGGTTAAGCGCCTCCACAATCTATCGACTATGCCAAGCAGGTAAATTCCCAAAACCTGTTCGTTTGTCAGAGCGTCGGGTAGCTTGGAAAAAAGAGGATGTTGAAAAATGGTTCGAAGACTTAAATTACGCATAA